In Fluviispira sanaruensis, a genomic segment contains:
- a CDS encoding TPR end-of-group domain-containing protein: MKNRVLTITLYGTMFCKSFIVYGDQGSSTATKDILVKDMELISKADKDYNSESSTQLYLTAKRIIVDSLPGEQVKAEKLLIESIRQNPKNINAYVALAKLIQVQVAQGNKYPQELHKSITLINQAYEIDPERPKTRFASADILFYTGQVKNAEDLYLDTMNRFPNHKDTYIEKTRIFAEKNPQESIRNAETALKLGASTDDISQYLSSALIRSTKKEILPNKLKSYAQKYPDRWLWHKTALAYANNRNYKEATYAFERAITLGNDVESRLQLAVMQYSIESKNKKAIENLNKLITILGEKEYISTSAYSLVYAHLSLAYFKDKKNDEAALSATYAAKSSGESKQFFTSLVAEYKKINALYILDNSLNYLIREEPSFELPYTIFAEINRNNKKYGTAIEMYDKAISLEPKRDDLFAERAITYYKSSSYENALEDFEAALKLRPHTAIYLYNKACMLALLGKKAEALKTLKHAFIEDKKLIELARVDSDFASIKSDNVYSSQFASLILEDFDEKWSVTESEPQ; encoded by the coding sequence TTGAAAAATAGAGTTCTTACCATAACACTTTATGGCACTATGTTTTGCAAGAGCTTCATTGTCTATGGAGATCAAGGATCGTCCACAGCGACCAAGGATATACTTGTAAAAGATATGGAATTGATTTCCAAAGCCGATAAAGATTATAATTCCGAATCTTCAACTCAGCTTTATTTAACTGCAAAAAGAATTATTGTCGACTCATTACCTGGAGAACAGGTTAAAGCTGAAAAACTTTTAATTGAAAGCATTCGGCAAAATCCAAAAAATATCAATGCCTATGTGGCTCTTGCTAAACTCATACAAGTTCAGGTCGCTCAAGGTAACAAATATCCACAAGAACTGCACAAAAGTATCACACTCATAAACCAAGCCTACGAAATTGACCCTGAGAGACCTAAAACACGTTTTGCCAGTGCAGATATCTTATTTTATACAGGTCAGGTGAAAAACGCTGAAGATCTTTACCTTGATACGATGAATCGATTCCCAAACCATAAAGACACTTATATAGAAAAAACAAGAATATTTGCAGAAAAAAATCCTCAAGAATCCATTCGCAATGCAGAAACCGCTCTCAAATTGGGGGCTTCTACCGATGATATTTCACAATATTTAAGCTCAGCGCTTATTCGCAGCACAAAAAAAGAAATTCTACCAAATAAACTGAAATCCTATGCACAAAAATATCCCGATAGGTGGTTATGGCATAAAACAGCATTAGCTTATGCAAATAATCGGAATTATAAAGAAGCAACATATGCTTTTGAAAGAGCAATTACACTTGGGAATGATGTCGAATCACGTTTGCAGTTGGCTGTAATGCAATATTCGATTGAGAGTAAAAATAAAAAAGCGATTGAAAATTTAAATAAATTAATCACAATACTCGGAGAAAAAGAATATATCTCCACTTCGGCGTATTCCTTAGTTTATGCACACCTATCTTTAGCTTATTTTAAAGACAAAAAAAATGATGAAGCTGCATTATCAGCAACCTATGCAGCAAAATCAAGTGGCGAGAGCAAACAATTCTTTACATCACTTGTTGCAGAATATAAAAAAATAAATGCTTTGTACATTTTAGATAATTCGTTGAATTATTTAATCAGAGAAGAGCCCTCTTTTGAACTTCCTTATACGATTTTTGCAGAAATTAATAGAAACAACAAAAAATACGGTACTGCTATAGAAATGTACGACAAAGCTATTTCGTTAGAACCAAAAAGAGATGACCTCTTTGCAGAAAGAGCAATTACATATTATAAAAGCTCGAGTTATGAAAATGCACTAGAAGATTTCGAAGCTGCTTTAAAGCTGCGTCCACATACAGCGATTTATCTTTATAATAAAGCCTGTATGCTTGCACTACTAGGAAAAAAAGCGGAAGCGCTTAAGACTTTAAAGCACGCTTTTATTGAAGATAAAAAATTAATCGAGTTAGCACGAGTTGATTCTGATTTTGCCTCAATAAAATCGGACAATGTGTATTCCTCTCAGTTTGCTTCACTCATTTTAGAGGATTTTGATGAAAAATGGAGCGTAACAGAGTCGGAACCACAATAA
- a CDS encoding phospholipase D family protein has protein sequence MFKKKLIQIITYSSLFFYINPIYASTFKDSAYKVCFTPGSNCAQEIINEIDAAKKSVFVQAYSFTSAPIAKAIVDAKKRGVDINVILDKGQFSQKYSSAKFLQNQGIPLWKDYKPAIAHNKIMIIDAKTVITGSFNFTKAAQERNAENILIITDTDLAAEYKVNWDKRKAASIREDGKNEKIN, from the coding sequence ATGTTCAAAAAAAAATTAATACAAATTATAACGTATTCTTCTCTATTTTTTTATATAAACCCAATTTATGCAAGTACATTTAAAGACTCTGCCTATAAAGTTTGTTTTACTCCTGGCTCAAATTGTGCGCAAGAAATAATAAACGAAATTGATGCAGCAAAGAAAAGTGTCTTTGTGCAAGCCTATTCTTTTACAAGTGCTCCCATCGCCAAAGCGATTGTGGACGCAAAAAAAAGGGGAGTGGATATTAATGTAATATTAGATAAGGGGCAATTTTCACAAAAATACTCATCCGCAAAATTCTTACAAAATCAGGGAATTCCTTTATGGAAAGATTATAAGCCTGCTATCGCTCACAATAAAATAATGATCATTGATGCGAAAACTGTTATAACCGGAAGTTTTAATTTCACCAAGGCAGCACAAGAGCGGAATGCGGAGAATATATTAATCATCACCGACACAGATTTGGCGGCAGAATACAAAGTTAATTGGGACAAACGCAAAGCAGCATCTATCCGCGAAGACGGTAAAAACGAAAAGATCAATTAA
- a CDS encoding glycosyltransferase family 9 protein, giving the protein MHDDKKRILIVLPRQLGDVLLGTPIAQVLRDKYPNAQIDWWSHPMAKQILEQNPFLNRLFFYPVLKKSKTNKNSVFKVLIKNILFLYENIQHLIKIRKQKYDIVIDAMNNPRTAVLSLVTGAPVRISFSTSPIRNLVFNKLIPREDLNGIYLGHARLKLLQPLNINLQAEQCLKLHPIIPISLEDKEKVQDWLMQEKEKLSHTKIRIKQTKSQIFDYILLSPTHRRSVRRWPAASYVELAWRMIQKYQSPIVWLWGPTEDVYVHDMHKALQLKLKENNLAEEFSLFPPLFSLREAGFLSEQALIWIGNSNGLSHIAVAAGAKTLELHGPTSPVSWCHPDKAKHLALQRETGCIQCESNICRLSRRECLEDLSVEKVFQTALILIEKSE; this is encoded by the coding sequence ATGCACGATGATAAGAAAAGAATTTTAATAGTACTGCCGAGACAATTGGGTGATGTTCTCTTAGGCACACCAATCGCTCAAGTATTGCGGGATAAATACCCAAATGCGCAAATAGATTGGTGGAGTCATCCTATGGCAAAACAAATTCTTGAGCAAAATCCTTTTTTAAATCGTCTTTTCTTTTACCCTGTTTTAAAAAAAAGTAAAACAAATAAGAACTCTGTATTTAAAGTTCTGATAAAAAATATTTTATTTTTATATGAAAATATACAGCATTTAATTAAAATTAGAAAGCAAAAATACGATATTGTGATCGATGCAATGAACAATCCTAGAACGGCTGTGCTGTCTTTGGTAACGGGAGCGCCCGTCAGAATCAGCTTTTCGACAAGTCCAATTCGGAATTTAGTTTTCAACAAATTGATTCCGCGCGAAGATCTAAATGGAATCTATTTAGGCCACGCTCGCTTAAAGCTTTTACAGCCCTTAAATATTAACTTACAAGCAGAACAATGCCTAAAATTGCACCCAATTATACCAATTTCTTTGGAGGATAAAGAAAAAGTACAGGATTGGTTGATGCAAGAAAAAGAGAAGCTCAGCCATACAAAAATACGTATCAAACAGACGAAATCACAAATTTTCGATTATATTCTTTTAAGTCCAACGCACAGACGCTCGGTCCGGCGTTGGCCTGCAGCGAGTTATGTGGAATTGGCTTGGCGTATGATTCAAAAATATCAAAGCCCCATTGTCTGGCTATGGGGGCCAACAGAAGATGTTTATGTCCATGACATGCATAAAGCATTGCAGCTTAAGTTAAAGGAAAACAATTTAGCAGAAGAGTTCAGTTTATTTCCTCCTTTATTCAGTTTGCGTGAAGCGGGTTTTCTTTCTGAGCAAGCACTTATTTGGATTGGGAATTCCAATGGCCTGAGTCATATTGCAGTTGCGGCTGGAGCAAAAACTCTTGAATTGCATGGTCCTACATCGCCAGTGAGTTGGTGTCATCCAGATAAAGCAAAACATTTGGCCTTACAGCGTGAGACAGGTTGTATACAATGTGAGTCAAACATCTGTCGATTGAGCAGACGTGAGTGTTTAGAAGACCTCAGTGTAGAAAAGGTCTTCCAAACGGCACTCATTTTAATTGAAAAAAGTGAATAG
- a CDS encoding O-methyltransferase — translation MRLKSYSNLSQSVANYVEGLLNINECADLKLALQIAKRRGTPPLQVIPTDGRCLEILARSVQAKKIVEIGTLCGYSAIFLAKALPPEGKLYTFEQSEHHVRVASEVFTELNLLTKIEIVFGKAAEKLPEINHKGPFDLIFIDADKVSYPHYFDWAIENLRSGGLLIADNVFVFGYIGEEELPSGDLANLVLAMRTFNQKCAEDARLVTTFMPTGEGMMVAVKK, via the coding sequence ATGCGCTTAAAATCATACTCAAATTTATCACAATCTGTGGCAAACTATGTTGAAGGTCTTCTTAATATCAATGAATGTGCGGACCTTAAACTCGCATTACAAATTGCTAAAAGGCGTGGAACTCCACCCTTACAGGTGATTCCTACAGATGGGCGCTGTCTCGAGATCTTAGCGCGTTCGGTTCAAGCAAAAAAAATCGTCGAAATTGGTACACTTTGTGGATACTCTGCCATATTTCTAGCAAAAGCACTTCCACCGGAAGGCAAACTTTATACTTTTGAGCAGAGTGAGCATCATGTGCGGGTTGCCAGTGAAGTTTTTACTGAACTCAATCTGTTGACGAAAATTGAGATCGTCTTTGGTAAGGCCGCTGAAAAGCTTCCAGAAATAAATCATAAAGGGCCTTTCGATCTTATCTTTATCGATGCTGATAAAGTCAGTTATCCACATTATTTTGATTGGGCGATAGAAAACTTGCGCTCAGGTGGATTATTGATTGCAGATAATGTCTTCGTTTTTGGTTATATTGGCGAAGAAGAGTTGCCCAGCGGAGATCTGGCAAACTTAGTTTTGGCTATGCGTACGTTCAATCAAAAATGTGCTGAAGATGCGAGATTGGTGACAACTTTCATGCCAACCGGTGAGGGTATGATGGTCGCAGTTAAAAAGTGA
- a CDS encoding O-antigen ligase family protein, with the protein MFLRSLFFLLPFFLYLGIAVQAAGFYLCCIFAPFGYYLVKNKKIPFFMLKLGIYLLILYSVFPVFNFLTYYFQNKTIPSSIYNLKENFPLLLNSSFSSSLFFTGSISSFFIWMSRYEIFRFFTKGKNLNQTLPDINPLKCFLAGLLPASILFCGALIYQHFTGFELRSHTKYGPILTNDNLLQNGTFRVYGFYGHPLTVAAVGLTYATFNWTLLWLIIAKKNLKSMYFMPFKDHKFLPYMYLFLITIANTTCVFLSSGRTATLVNIAILLGVPSLIYLKRKPIFTIIAITSIGIASFFIGKKLGVIERIESTAQSLLNSHAFEEGNNRQYFWKVYTKMFLDSPAVGQGNFWINHGIRNEYYNKLGFSHIEQKYNAHNNYLEILASVGIIGLSIILFAIYKIFRLLKIEIKAQKNSLILLLIPLLVTLLANLFHATTQNVFFDSSFIYINIAIIYVIIWQIIDNKRNALN; encoded by the coding sequence ATGTTCTTAAGATCTCTGTTCTTTTTGTTACCATTTTTCTTATATCTTGGGATTGCTGTTCAAGCTGCAGGCTTTTATCTCTGTTGTATATTTGCTCCTTTTGGCTATTACTTAGTTAAAAATAAAAAGATTCCTTTCTTTATGCTAAAACTTGGTATATATTTACTCATATTATATAGTGTTTTTCCCGTTTTTAATTTTTTAACTTATTATTTTCAAAACAAAACAATACCATCTTCCATATACAATTTAAAAGAAAACTTTCCACTTTTATTAAATAGCAGTTTCTCTTCCTCTCTTTTCTTTACGGGCTCCATTTCTAGCTTTTTTATTTGGATGTCACGCTATGAAATCTTTAGATTTTTTACTAAAGGAAAAAATCTAAATCAAACACTCCCTGATATTAATCCTCTCAAATGCTTTTTAGCGGGACTTTTACCCGCTTCCATTTTATTTTGTGGCGCACTTATTTATCAACATTTTACAGGTTTTGAACTCCGTTCACATACGAAATATGGTCCCATTTTAACAAATGATAACTTATTACAAAATGGCACTTTTCGAGTTTATGGTTTCTATGGCCATCCTCTAACTGTTGCGGCAGTGGGTTTAACTTATGCCACATTTAATTGGACACTTTTATGGCTCATAATTGCTAAGAAAAATCTAAAAAGTATGTATTTTATGCCATTTAAAGATCATAAATTCTTGCCATATATGTATTTATTTTTAATTACAATTGCCAATACCACCTGTGTGTTTCTCAGTTCAGGCAGAACAGCTACTCTCGTAAATATTGCTATTTTATTGGGAGTCCCATCTCTTATTTATTTAAAGCGAAAGCCTATTTTTACAATTATTGCCATAACATCGATCGGTATTGCAAGTTTCTTTATAGGAAAAAAACTTGGAGTGATTGAACGAATCGAATCAACTGCTCAGTCTTTATTAAACTCACATGCATTTGAAGAAGGAAATAATCGTCAATATTTTTGGAAAGTTTATACAAAAATGTTTTTGGATAGTCCCGCTGTTGGACAAGGAAATTTTTGGATTAATCACGGAATCCGCAACGAATATTATAATAAACTTGGTTTCTCTCATATTGAACAGAAGTACAACGCTCACAATAATTACCTCGAAATTTTGGCCTCAGTGGGTATTATTGGCCTGAGCATTATTTTGTTTGCAATATATAAAATATTTCGCTTATTAAAAATTGAAATCAAAGCACAAAAAAATTCTTTAATACTATTGCTCATTCCTCTTCTTGTTACTTTATTAGCAAACTTATTTCACGCAACCACACAAAATGTCTTTTTTGACTCTTCTTTTATATATATAAATATAGCAATTATTTATGTCATTATATGGCAGATTATAGATAATAAAAGAAATGCTCTGAATTGA
- a CDS encoding acyl-CoA dehydrogenase, with protein MAANSSFMVDRREIEFVLFEYLNIQKLFAYSYFSDHSTDSVGEMLTSAISLCNQYLGPLNKIGDRTGCVHNKDTKEVTTPKGTKEAYKQFVDNGFLTLSDPEEAGGIQAPSVIAAVFMELFSSANQAFTMYPGLTKSASHVLYHFGEEWMKKTCVPKIAAGTWTGTMCLTEPSAGSAVGDLKSTAKRDKDGSFRIKGVKQWISGGENDFAENILHLVLARIEGAPQGIEGVSLFLVPKKRFDKNSGKITGKNDLYCISLEEKMGIHGNSTCLMSFGDKDDCEGFLIGKENQGINYMFLMMNEARIGVGLQGLAQASVAFLNAEAYAKERIQGVDITVKRDATNPPRIAIVNHPDVKRMLLRQRSIVEGIRALSYTAALMHDESKHSPDKEHKKKCQGFLELLTPIMKAWATDMGFYSIVQSIQTYGGYGFTKDYPVEQLLRDSKIASIYEGTNGIQALDLVGRKMRMEEGAIFMGWLERHTDFIEKNKDHKAIGAEAALLEEYIAGLAEAAMHMGEVAKKGDRKAAIVNAYPFLMALGHTIIAGLLLEQAVVADEKLSGNVSAADKRFYANKVKTAKFFTHHVLPEAKSYLANVISNDTSCLEFEF; from the coding sequence ATGGCTGCAAATAGTTCTTTTATGGTTGACAGAAGAGAAATAGAATTTGTCCTATTTGAATATTTAAATATTCAAAAACTTTTTGCTTATTCTTATTTTTCTGATCATTCTACGGATTCTGTGGGAGAGATGCTAACATCTGCAATTTCATTATGTAATCAATATTTAGGACCACTGAATAAAATCGGTGATCGCACAGGTTGTGTGCACAATAAAGATACAAAAGAAGTCACAACACCTAAAGGAACAAAAGAGGCTTACAAACAATTTGTTGATAATGGTTTTTTAACACTTTCCGATCCTGAAGAAGCAGGAGGAATCCAAGCTCCAAGCGTCATTGCCGCTGTTTTTATGGAGTTATTTTCCAGTGCCAATCAAGCCTTTACAATGTATCCAGGTTTAACGAAATCTGCTTCCCATGTACTTTATCACTTTGGTGAAGAGTGGATGAAAAAAACGTGTGTGCCAAAAATTGCTGCTGGCACATGGACAGGCACCATGTGCCTCACAGAGCCTTCTGCGGGCAGTGCAGTGGGAGATTTAAAATCGACAGCAAAACGCGACAAAGATGGAAGCTTTCGTATTAAAGGTGTCAAACAATGGATTTCAGGTGGTGAAAATGACTTTGCCGAAAATATTTTACACCTTGTTTTAGCTCGTATTGAAGGTGCACCTCAAGGAATTGAAGGAGTAAGCCTATTTTTAGTGCCTAAAAAACGCTTTGATAAAAACTCTGGAAAAATCACTGGCAAAAATGATCTTTATTGTATTTCACTTGAAGAGAAAATGGGAATTCATGGCAACTCAACTTGCCTCATGAGCTTTGGTGATAAAGATGATTGTGAAGGATTTTTGATTGGTAAAGAAAATCAAGGAATCAATTACATGTTCCTTATGATGAACGAAGCGCGTATTGGTGTGGGACTCCAAGGGCTTGCACAGGCATCCGTTGCTTTTCTGAACGCAGAAGCTTATGCGAAAGAACGGATACAAGGCGTTGATATAACAGTTAAAAGAGATGCTACAAACCCACCTCGCATTGCTATTGTCAATCACCCAGATGTGAAAAGAATGCTTTTGCGTCAACGTAGTATTGTCGAAGGGATCCGAGCGCTTAGCTACACTGCTGCACTTATGCATGATGAATCTAAACATTCTCCTGACAAAGAACATAAGAAGAAATGTCAAGGATTTCTTGAGCTTTTAACGCCTATAATGAAAGCTTGGGCAACCGACATGGGTTTTTATTCTATTGTGCAATCGATACAAACATATGGAGGGTATGGTTTTACAAAGGATTATCCTGTCGAACAACTCCTACGTGATTCAAAAATAGCTTCTATTTATGAAGGAACAAATGGCATTCAAGCTTTAGATCTCGTCGGCCGTAAAATGCGTATGGAAGAAGGTGCAATTTTTATGGGTTGGCTCGAAAGACACACAGATTTTATTGAAAAGAACAAGGACCACAAGGCTATAGGCGCGGAAGCAGCTCTTCTTGAAGAGTATATTGCTGGGCTCGCAGAAGCAGCTATGCATATGGGAGAAGTTGCAAAGAAAGGAGATCGTAAAGCTGCAATAGTGAACGCATATCCTTTTTTAATGGCGCTTGGCCATACTATTATTGCAGGCTTATTATTAGAACAAGCAGTTGTAGCAGATGAAAAACTTTCAGGAAATGTTTCAGCTGCAGATAAACGCTTTTATGCAAATAAAGTCAAGACAGCAAAATTCTTTACTCATCATGTGCTCCCAGAAGCAAAATCTTATTTAGCAAATGTAATATCAAATGACACTTCCTGCCTAGAATTTGAGTTTTAA
- the pckA gene encoding phosphoenolpyruvate carboxykinase (ATP) produces the protein MLKKYGLIHNEIYYNTPIPIIYEHSIRVEKDSFLTDTGALVAFSGEKTGRSPKDKRIVKHPESELNIDWGDVNIAQSQESFTACKLRAIDYLSAKEKLYVIDGFAGWEKSYQIKVRVICSRPYHALFMHNMLIRPSQEELKNFGEPDCVIFNAGSQPADEKAEGMSSKTSISFHFEQKEIIILGTDYAGEMKKGVFTVMNYLMPKKDVLSLHCSVNEGTQGDVSVFLGLSGTGKTTLSADPNRKLIGDDEHCWADKGLFNIEGGCYAKCDNLSQEKEPEIFAAIKFGTLLENTVADPISRKIDYTNLSITENTRASYKIEYIENAKIPCITKHANNIIFLTCDAFGVLPPISLLTPEQAMYHFMSGYTAKIAGTEVGIKEPKATFSACFGAPFMVWHPAKYAELLAQKIREHSAQAWLVNTGWTAGAFGEGERISLKHTRSILNAIHSGALINEDFESFDVFNFKIPRQIKNIPTQILNPRNTWKDKIHYDTQRIKIAQMFIDNFKKFVHKTSQDVLKAGPDIEFTHSH, from the coding sequence ATGTTAAAAAAATATGGTTTAATTCATAATGAAATTTATTATAATACCCCCATTCCGATAATTTATGAACATTCAATCCGTGTAGAAAAAGATTCTTTTCTCACTGATACAGGTGCATTGGTGGCTTTTTCCGGTGAAAAGACAGGAAGAAGTCCCAAAGATAAAAGAATAGTAAAGCATCCCGAAAGCGAATTAAATATTGATTGGGGTGATGTTAACATAGCTCAATCACAAGAATCATTTACTGCATGCAAACTAAGAGCTATTGACTATTTATCGGCAAAAGAAAAACTCTACGTCATCGATGGGTTTGCAGGTTGGGAAAAGTCCTATCAAATAAAAGTAAGAGTCATTTGTTCCCGCCCATATCATGCATTATTTATGCACAATATGCTTATCCGACCGAGTCAAGAAGAACTCAAAAATTTTGGTGAACCTGACTGCGTTATTTTCAATGCGGGCAGCCAACCTGCTGATGAAAAAGCTGAAGGAATGTCTTCCAAAACAAGTATTTCATTTCATTTTGAACAAAAAGAAATAATAATATTAGGCACAGATTATGCAGGCGAAATGAAAAAAGGTGTTTTCACTGTTATGAATTATCTGATGCCCAAAAAAGATGTTCTTTCACTTCACTGCTCAGTAAACGAAGGCACACAAGGAGATGTCTCTGTTTTTCTTGGTTTATCAGGTACTGGTAAAACCACTCTCTCAGCTGATCCCAATCGAAAATTAATTGGCGATGATGAACATTGCTGGGCAGATAAAGGCTTATTTAATATCGAAGGGGGTTGTTACGCAAAGTGCGACAATCTCTCACAAGAAAAAGAACCCGAAATATTTGCTGCTATAAAGTTTGGTACCTTATTAGAGAATACAGTTGCCGATCCCATCAGTCGTAAAATAGATTATACCAATTTATCCATAACAGAAAACACAAGAGCATCTTATAAAATTGAATATATTGAAAATGCAAAAATCCCATGTATCACAAAACATGCAAATAATATTATTTTTCTCACCTGTGATGCCTTTGGCGTGTTACCTCCAATCAGTTTATTAACACCTGAGCAGGCGATGTATCATTTTATGAGCGGTTACACTGCTAAAATTGCTGGCACAGAGGTTGGAATTAAAGAGCCAAAAGCAACATTTTCTGCATGTTTTGGTGCTCCTTTTATGGTGTGGCATCCAGCGAAATATGCCGAATTATTAGCACAAAAAATACGTGAACACTCTGCCCAAGCTTGGCTTGTCAATACCGGCTGGACAGCGGGAGCATTTGGCGAAGGAGAAAGAATCTCTTTAAAGCACACACGTAGTATCTTGAACGCTATTCACTCGGGTGCACTCATAAATGAAGATTTTGAAAGTTTTGATGTCTTTAATTTCAAAATTCCACGCCAAATTAAAAATATTCCGACACAAATTTTAAATCCTCGTAACACATGGAAAGATAAAATTCATTATGACACTCAAAGAATAAAAATTGCCCAAATGTTTATAGATAACTTTAAAAAATTTGTTCATAAGACAAGTCAAGATGTTTTGAAAGCAGGACCAGACATTGAATTTACTCATTCCCATTAA
- a CDS encoding 2-hydroxyacid dehydrogenase: MNVIVFSSHSYEKSYFEEINKSFRHNIKYLDLQLNAETAALAKGFSCVCAFVNDNLNKQTIQELSAQGVELISLRSVGFNHVDLKEAKKQKITVLHVPEYSPHAVAEHTIALLLTLNRKIHKAYNRVHEFNFSLDGLTGFDLYKKTVGIIGTGKIGMAMAEIMIGFGCQVLAFDKFPDNTNKNITYVSLNDLYQYSDIISLHIPLNKDSYHLLNNEAFAKMKKNVIILNTSRGGLIDSSALINALKKGIIKGAALDVYEEEEGYFFSDFSEKGIDDDNLARLISFPNVLVTAHQAFLTHEALTGIVTTTLQNIYDFEKGAKLINEVHCKEN, translated from the coding sequence GTGAATGTTATTGTTTTTAGCTCACACAGCTATGAAAAAAGTTACTTTGAAGAGATCAACAAGTCTTTTCGTCACAATATCAAATATCTAGATCTTCAATTAAATGCAGAAACAGCAGCTCTCGCAAAAGGATTTTCTTGTGTTTGCGCATTTGTAAATGACAATCTAAATAAACAAACGATCCAAGAATTATCTGCTCAGGGTGTTGAACTTATCTCTTTACGCAGTGTTGGTTTTAATCATGTCGATTTGAAAGAAGCAAAAAAACAAAAAATAACCGTGTTGCATGTGCCTGAATATTCTCCCCATGCCGTTGCTGAGCACACAATTGCTCTTTTACTCACTCTCAATCGCAAAATCCACAAAGCATATAATCGTGTGCACGAATTTAACTTTAGTTTGGATGGCTTAACAGGCTTTGACCTCTATAAAAAAACTGTGGGAATTATTGGAACTGGAAAAATAGGAATGGCCATGGCGGAAATTATGATTGGCTTTGGTTGTCAAGTGCTTGCATTCGATAAGTTTCCTGACAATACCAATAAAAATATTACTTATGTTTCTTTAAATGATCTCTACCAATATTCTGATATAATTTCTTTGCATATCCCACTGAATAAAGATTCTTACCATCTATTAAACAATGAAGCATTTGCTAAGATGAAAAAAAATGTCATCATTTTAAATACGAGCCGTGGCGGTTTAATTGATAGCAGCGCACTTATAAATGCTCTTAAAAAAGGAATTATAAAGGGAGCAGCTCTTGATGTTTATGAAGAAGAAGAAGGATACTTTTTCTCTGATTTTTCAGAAAAAGGAATTGATGATGATAATCTCGCTCGTTTGATTTCTTTTCCAAACGTTCTTGTCACTGCACATCAAGCATTTTTAACCCATGAAGCCCTAACAGGTATCGTAACAACAACGTTACAAAATATATATGATTTTGAAAAGGGCGCAAAACTCATCAATGAAGTGCACTGCAAAGAAAATTAA
- a CDS encoding lysophospholipid acyltransferase family protein, with translation MRTFLFYIGYLYYLVLLKTVRIRLVGFESIQAVWGEGKNAVFCCPHNSILACFIGVDQQDRPKVSLVASLSKDGELVAKLLLKRRYEMIRGSSSRGGRKALLEMQRAGESGVSLGIAFDGPKGPPLIPKRGIVGCARVVNGPLFLIHAHPKNGCLFGYPRAIRVNSWDKMLIPVPFSAIDVFFEKLPEQEETQILVEEEYEKFILDYVQKRSFEVFPNLYS, from the coding sequence ATGCGGACTTTTTTATTTTATATAGGCTATTTGTACTATCTTGTACTGTTAAAAACCGTACGCATTCGCCTTGTCGGATTTGAGAGCATCCAAGCTGTTTGGGGTGAAGGCAAAAATGCAGTTTTTTGCTGCCCACACAATTCAATTTTAGCTTGCTTTATCGGCGTGGATCAACAAGATAGGCCAAAAGTCTCTTTAGTTGCAAGCTTAAGTAAGGATGGAGAGCTAGTTGCAAAATTGTTGTTAAAAAGAAGGTATGAAATGATCCGTGGATCCTCAAGCCGTGGAGGGCGTAAGGCATTACTTGAAATGCAGCGGGCTGGAGAGAGTGGTGTCAGTCTCGGCATTGCTTTTGATGGTCCAAAGGGCCCACCACTTATTCCGAAACGTGGCATCGTTGGTTGTGCGCGTGTGGTAAATGGGCCACTTTTTTTGATCCATGCCCACCCTAAGAACGGCTGTTTGTTTGGTTATCCAAGAGCGATACGCGTGAACTCTTGGGATAAAATGCTCATACCTGTTCCTTTCAGTGCAATAGATGTTTTCTTTGAAAAACTTCCTGAGCAGGAAGAGACACAGATTCTAGTCGAGGAGGAGTATGAAAAATTTATCTTAGATTACGTGCAAAAAAGGTCATTTGAAGTTTTTCCTAATTTATATTCTTAA